The Flavobacterium praedii genome window below encodes:
- a CDS encoding thrombospondin type 3 repeat-containing protein — protein sequence MYINKSIIVFVFTFFSLFAFGQNEEPVIDSKSGNNLKVGASLEVIDSKFGDLNNHNIFSSINPAVTIHFGFNDLDKKTPSYNVIYTCTIQLDIISYDISGNSLGSKSVSLTIEHNNSTKGLELNDYVVYRLPGIHKAKVTVAAITYSKSVADLATDLTLKFNTERYYNLQLSGSNSSVLPISYKLVKYNGTNEIVVSKVSDGAEELVINWTKDTKAPAVEYELEWTWIDNYKKDGGKLLPNEIALTEQDFKLNSTRIQTKDLTYRIPLVFSNGYLVYRIRPVGRFLDNTSKNYYGVWSSGIADKYKLVSDWPYSVEINQAHESGLKNWQYQASFAEDGKKKEVVSYFDGSLRNRQTVTKVNSNNKAIVGEVIYDTQGRAAIEVLPTPIESSGIRFYNDLNTNEAGSLYSHKDFDWDNASVKDCDPIPVPKMSNKAGAGKYYSPNNDPLKNHQDFVPDAIGYPFSQVVYTPDNTGRIKSKGGVGPDHQIGSGHEMQYFYGHPKQEELNRLFGYKVGDYSHYKKNTVIDPNGQVSVSYLDPQGRTVATALAGDNKGNLVSLDDEKNQSLHIMTTTDLLSNNDKYVSGENGVVEDGIKLSTPITVVKEGDIKFEYSFVKTKGSYADACLNTKFYPFVYDWTISLKNDCALELLTGNNPLSSKIGASSLNGTNAAELSFKNIVFNAKDGANFLKVGSYPLSKDLRIDHDVLDEYAEDYISELKKSTKCLPDLSSLEAEITVTDCNITCKSCEESLVRENLTTEEFTAFQLLLSAEPNKLGNVAARESYIVKAEANYVEKNMLTVLELENSERPDYEKRFKAQFRSLLTGCRDLCEQPINVCDLNLDMLLGDVSPHGQYGSVDGIETDDENEDTPSAKIIDPLSLFNENNQLLYGGYTTNTYKDDDTGLNVTENISNYNWKKPFGGSYKEEDGSVSKIRVKLISENLEHPELNIYEPALDGVILKALDRDPESDDVNDYLVQPKYLRDVAQFIAIWKTSWANSLVQYHPEYQYYIYNSNLCTKTNEDGLNSDGFDDQLRNKEFYDADKKQIDNTIFSSTGTIAQLLSINSNNNTGDPFYNSKNDKETVDDYNVRKALMKEALEVNFDGMALPSGKKLNMLQAAYYFGVFSNGIAPQSSYVAFSNATNAQLLDIINQLGQDGNSADLNTKQRIWSNFRSYYTALKEKTRTVFAHIYASKNNNYNDCIGNAESKDTYVTLFKKYIAVGSPNNFERLTALIDLIPENPTMLSTIPASTGIELACSNVTSGLYKDKVKRFVPADYGYDSSIGDMEFLAETKASIESKMYIETGRCPIAFDLENFLKGLVDTTIQDKGLLINGFNTSSMPFLTSSIFNAQLNPGFNLEASANIPKITAREVGGKLNIVFTQDGNDVSSPIELSFAKNLSNYQNPCGVNVTAPKWEDITGFKNFYAVPGFYNSTSKTYRFRIVAIINRKGSVSSCTTPEEILVDGITKANVSDCSSLIIAPCDKKQKFSDAFNKLVLHLQANATLKSADLNISNDDTFVNGYLYEYFGIKQGDIVKWHNTVEGVDISVNDVKRVSVNLGSYSLGRDVIKSVFINGLDSGNKSTLLSVRIKTNFFRNSQITGIIRSGSGNMPLYFTCCSPCGETDYNGDGYGDLCGPGGPGGPGNCGTIDTDGDGIFDLCDTCPTIPNPNNEPCVANPPYTRITSCDVVANEELAYEDRVKDILNDMLGNFNYTINDDGDFYKAGNISDYSPVKNFVDQSRLASHFQAERTRYRVNNLKSVVMDRYSVVIENGLLSITFDENSGSVNNKNFINFYDVNLKNAKNINYIDVVSPMSFVINFTDNQGKIVNQTGSAISHYTFVEITKYEARAIAVPYCQFASEVYPPKLTAKNALAGSGDIYVAISQDGKIDYNNNTSPSSFMSKKSASGKLLTMRDAIPTATPTSSCSDICIPPTVAPIVCGDKWAAFKLNMKAQVPDFEIPDNLAKDGIFFCEANYGYISDEYNYYLNKFGISSVKNPLYLTISEFGSTKLHYGNSKTQLVVNYYFNYLEAQTKTPTVEALTWPQFADKYVLDNKECVPGAMVPTFSLEVENPSTLTPCELFAASVKASNKQQLEDSFYANKKEEFIQNYLKEALEGITETLTETALDKEYQYTLYYYDQAGNLIQTVPPEGVHRLTPNSNTTINTVRANNTEKEDLTLVDGVAVVPANTLQTQYRYNSLNQLVWQKTPDGGETQFAYDALGRIVMSQNAKQKAGTQFSYTRYDELGRITEAGQIKATTAVSINDNGRLVYGNVVPVPVNAKEVPVDAIADKFPYNIGKDTQQVTKTLYDTPLANTTSWFSSYGSDNNQKRVTAVMYFSAMTSKTLMSAYDNAILYDYDVHGNVKEMLHHTNSKDLIALKLNQEVKKIVYDYDLISGNVNKVTYQPAKTDQFIHRYEYDADNRINQVYTSKDNIIWEKEANYLYYDHGPLARVEIGDKKVQGLDYIYTLQGWLKGVNSEQLNTNYDAGKDGLNVAKDAFGFALNYYTGDYKSRITALNTANVFSLSKEGKNEGNANLYNGNIKEMVTSLLDVTQMPVPTQFNRYSYDQLNRIKGMSSLSFNSASGITAGKDSYGSSYSYDRNGNLVNLTRSGLNNKLAISAMDDLKYTYAKDAKGQITNNKLVSVNDVLTNSGDFANDIEGLNKYTYDEIGQLIKDEKEGLNKIDWRVDGKVNKVTKSNGVVISFEYDGLGNRTAKKVATPTNTKITYYERDAQGNVLSTYEMETPKGQPTTYTLVEQEIYGSSRLGIEQGRKVITKDTFAAFAKNAEELNASTARSISSKEATASTEISGLKFASDTDNASWNPDSKNILNLFDNKTAKTESITLNAHFKIDPSTTENMVAALHGASVEGSFPGDRSVSYRSSVLLTVKKVGNAYVPIITLTKYLRNHNSYKNNSGNRRYSFRSNQVETKYLIAPQTIAIPENEWDFKAEIKLNSNRTNYIVDITLNGNVYSTKSEFKVVLNGEENKGMRSGSGDLKINTPPNTLGSTEIEYRPGVKIKHSALKNEMCDFSYTVDNGEDPEDIKVNNFLFDEGSGTKTKATTGIEMALGTVQYAKTYCGSAAGDKDLDGFKDSVDNCPTTYNPDQKDTDGDGVGDVCDNCKYPNPLQVDADHDGIGDGDKAGDLSCDNCKLNANFDQSDVDKDGIGDVCDNCLTINNPDQADVNKNGVGDLCEGLDQGLGTVAAIGVPKEYYRFVGDKRYELSNHLGNVLSVISDRSLVDANGGLTPDVLSYSDYYPFGMLVPNRHGTTLSNGYRYGFQSQEQDDELKGEGNSLNYTFRMHDPRVGRFFATDPLEKSYTWNSPYAFSENRVIDAVELEGKEAYFIHGTASDNSRWINNNDNHQSRENTNQLLRLTPNKSFDASFEWGGKLGIGNGLFNNSTDRHKAAQDLVDHIMISANGEEAITMIGHSHGGNVAIQAIPILRAALDAKGWQNVKINLITVSTPADNAKNSYENPEKWSSMINSHIHLYNSLDFVQETGANIFGNVDGDANFERTFKNPKTKNIKLDVNKYFQVKRTEPNSGDVITTTDGMGAHSFDDIFPEILKKDIDNGKIPTIK from the coding sequence ATGTATATCAATAAAAGTATAATAGTATTTGTATTTACATTTTTTTCATTGTTTGCCTTTGGACAGAATGAAGAACCTGTAATTGATTCTAAATCTGGAAACAATTTAAAAGTTGGAGCATCTTTGGAAGTCATTGATTCTAAATTTGGGGATTTAAATAATCATAATATTTTTAGTTCTATTAATCCAGCTGTAACCATTCATTTTGGTTTTAATGATCTGGACAAAAAAACGCCTAGTTATAATGTTATTTATACTTGTACAATACAATTAGATATAATTTCATACGATATTAGCGGAAATAGCTTAGGTTCAAAATCGGTTTCATTAACAATAGAACATAATAATAGTACAAAAGGTCTTGAGCTTAATGATTATGTTGTCTATAGACTTCCAGGAATTCATAAAGCAAAAGTTACTGTTGCAGCAATAACTTATTCTAAATCCGTAGCTGACTTGGCAACTGATTTAACTTTAAAATTCAATACAGAGCGCTATTATAATTTACAATTAAGTGGTTCAAATTCATCTGTATTGCCTATAAGTTATAAATTGGTTAAATATAATGGTACTAATGAGATTGTAGTATCTAAAGTCAGCGATGGAGCAGAGGAATTAGTAATTAATTGGACAAAAGACACCAAAGCTCCTGCAGTGGAGTATGAGTTGGAATGGACTTGGATTGATAATTATAAAAAAGACGGCGGTAAATTATTGCCCAATGAAATTGCTTTAACCGAGCAGGATTTTAAATTAAACAGTACGAGAATACAAACTAAAGACCTTACCTATAGAATTCCTTTAGTGTTTTCAAATGGTTATTTGGTTTATAGAATTAGACCAGTTGGACGATTCCTGGACAACACTTCAAAGAATTATTATGGAGTTTGGTCTTCAGGGATAGCAGATAAATACAAGCTAGTTAGTGATTGGCCGTATAGTGTAGAGATTAACCAAGCTCATGAGTCAGGTTTGAAAAACTGGCAGTATCAAGCTTCTTTTGCCGAAGACGGTAAGAAAAAAGAAGTGGTAAGTTATTTTGATGGTTCTTTACGCAATCGTCAAACAGTAACCAAAGTAAATTCAAACAATAAAGCAATTGTTGGAGAGGTAATATATGATACTCAGGGTAGAGCTGCTATAGAAGTACTGCCAACACCAATTGAGTCATCTGGAATACGTTTTTATAATGATTTAAATACCAATGAAGCAGGATCGTTATATTCTCATAAAGATTTTGATTGGGATAATGCTAGTGTAAAAGATTGTGACCCAATTCCTGTTCCTAAAATGTCCAATAAAGCTGGAGCTGGTAAATATTATTCGCCAAATAATGATCCATTGAAAAATCATCAGGATTTTGTCCCAGATGCTATTGGTTATCCTTTTTCTCAAGTAGTCTACACTCCTGATAATACGGGAAGAATTAAAAGTAAAGGAGGGGTAGGACCTGACCATCAAATAGGTTCAGGACATGAAATGCAGTATTTTTATGGCCATCCCAAACAAGAAGAGTTAAACCGTCTTTTTGGTTATAAAGTTGGGGATTATTCTCATTACAAAAAGAATACAGTTATTGATCCTAACGGGCAAGTGAGTGTGAGTTATTTGGATCCGCAAGGAAGAACTGTTGCAACGGCTCTTGCAGGCGATAATAAAGGTAATTTGGTTTCACTTGATGATGAGAAAAATCAAAGCTTGCATATTATGACCACCACTGACCTTTTGTCAAATAACGATAAATATGTGTCTGGTGAGAATGGTGTTGTTGAAGATGGAATTAAATTGAGTACTCCGATTACTGTAGTCAAAGAAGGAGATATTAAATTTGAGTATTCTTTTGTTAAAACCAAAGGTTCCTATGCGGATGCCTGTTTAAATACTAAGTTTTATCCTTTTGTATATGACTGGACTATTAGTTTGAAAAATGATTGTGCTTTGGAATTGCTTACAGGTAATAATCCATTAAGTTCAAAAATTGGTGCTTCTAGTTTAAATGGCACTAACGCAGCTGAATTAAGTTTTAAGAATATAGTCTTTAATGCAAAAGATGGAGCAAATTTTTTGAAGGTTGGTTCCTATCCTTTGAGTAAAGATCTTCGCATAGACCATGATGTTTTAGATGAATATGCAGAGGATTATATCTCAGAATTAAAAAAGAGTACAAAATGTTTGCCAGATCTCTCTTCATTAGAGGCTGAAATTACTGTGACCGATTGTAACATAACCTGTAAAAGTTGTGAAGAATCATTAGTACGTGAAAATTTAACTACAGAAGAGTTTACAGCTTTTCAATTGTTACTTTCTGCAGAGCCAAATAAACTTGGTAATGTTGCTGCAAGAGAATCTTATATAGTTAAAGCGGAAGCGAATTATGTTGAAAAAAATATGCTGACGGTTCTTGAACTTGAAAATTCAGAGCGACCAGATTATGAAAAACGTTTCAAAGCTCAATTCAGAAGTTTGCTTACAGGTTGTAGGGATTTATGTGAGCAACCAATAAATGTATGTGACCTTAATTTGGACATGTTGTTAGGAGATGTTAGCCCGCATGGTCAGTATGGTTCTGTAGATGGAATTGAAACAGATGATGAAAACGAAGATACTCCTTCAGCAAAAATTATTGATCCCTTAAGTCTTTTTAATGAGAACAATCAATTATTGTACGGTGGTTATACGACAAATACCTATAAAGATGATGATACAGGTCTTAATGTAACAGAGAATATTTCTAACTACAATTGGAAAAAACCATTTGGTGGATCTTATAAAGAAGAAGATGGTTCAGTTTCAAAAATTAGAGTTAAACTAATTAGCGAAAATCTTGAACACCCAGAATTAAATATTTACGAACCAGCTTTGGATGGCGTTATCTTGAAGGCATTGGATCGTGATCCCGAAAGTGATGATGTTAATGATTATCTGGTTCAGCCAAAATATTTGAGAGATGTTGCTCAATTTATTGCTATTTGGAAAACCAGTTGGGCCAACTCATTAGTGCAGTACCATCCAGAATATCAATATTATATTTATAATTCAAATTTGTGTACTAAAACAAATGAGGATGGGTTAAATTCTGATGGATTTGATGACCAATTGCGTAATAAAGAGTTTTATGATGCTGATAAAAAACAGATTGACAACACTATCTTTAGTAGTACAGGTACAATAGCTCAATTGCTAAGTATTAATAGTAACAATAACACTGGCGACCCCTTTTATAATTCTAAAAACGATAAAGAAACCGTTGATGATTATAATGTTCGAAAAGCTTTAATGAAAGAAGCATTAGAAGTGAATTTTGATGGTATGGCTTTGCCATCAGGTAAAAAACTAAATATGTTGCAAGCGGCTTATTATTTTGGTGTTTTCTCTAATGGAATTGCACCACAATCCTCGTATGTTGCTTTTTCTAATGCCACCAATGCTCAATTGTTAGATATAATTAACCAACTTGGGCAGGATGGAAACAGTGCCGATTTAAATACAAAACAAAGAATATGGTCTAATTTTAGATCCTATTATACCGCTTTAAAAGAAAAAACCCGTACTGTTTTTGCTCATATTTACGCCAGTAAAAACAATAATTATAATGATTGTATTGGGAACGCAGAGAGTAAAGATACTTATGTTACCTTATTCAAAAAATATATAGCGGTAGGTTCTCCAAATAATTTTGAGAGACTAACAGCACTTATTGATTTGATTCCTGAGAATCCAACTATGCTATCTACTATTCCTGCAAGCACAGGAATTGAATTGGCTTGCTCAAATGTGACATCAGGTTTGTATAAGGATAAAGTAAAACGATTTGTGCCTGCAGATTATGGATATGATTCCTCTATTGGTGACATGGAATTCTTGGCCGAAACTAAAGCAAGTATAGAATCTAAAATGTATATTGAAACAGGAAGATGTCCAATAGCATTTGATTTGGAAAATTTCCTAAAAGGACTGGTAGATACTACTATTCAAGATAAAGGGTTGTTAATTAATGGTTTTAATACTTCAAGTATGCCTTTTTTAACTTCAAGTATATTTAATGCTCAATTAAATCCTGGGTTTAATTTGGAGGCATCCGCAAATATTCCGAAAATTACAGCACGTGAAGTTGGGGGTAAACTAAATATTGTTTTTACTCAGGATGGAAATGATGTTTCCAGTCCAATAGAATTAAGTTTTGCTAAGAATTTATCAAATTATCAAAATCCTTGCGGTGTAAATGTAACAGCTCCAAAATGGGAAGATATTACAGGATTTAAAAACTTCTATGCAGTGCCAGGTTTTTACAACAGTACTTCTAAAACATATAGATTTCGTATTGTTGCAATTATAAATAGGAAAGGTAGCGTGTCAAGTTGCACTACTCCAGAAGAAATACTTGTTGATGGAATCACAAAAGCAAATGTTTCAGACTGTTCGTCACTCATAATTGCTCCATGTGATAAAAAACAAAAATTCAGTGATGCATTCAATAAATTAGTACTTCACTTACAAGCCAATGCTACTTTGAAAAGTGCAGATTTAAATATTTCAAATGACGATACTTTTGTAAATGGATATTTGTATGAATATTTTGGAATCAAACAAGGTGATATCGTAAAATGGCATAACACTGTTGAAGGAGTTGACATTAGTGTAAATGATGTAAAACGCGTTTCTGTTAATCTTGGATCATACAGTTTAGGAAGAGATGTAATAAAAAGTGTATTTATTAATGGTTTAGATTCAGGGAATAAAAGTACTTTACTAAGTGTAAGAATTAAAACCAATTTTTTTAGAAATAGCCAAATCACGGGTATAATTAGATCGGGTAGTGGTAATATGCCATTGTATTTCACCTGTTGTTCACCTTGTGGTGAAACCGATTATAATGGAGATGGATATGGAGATTTATGTGGCCCAGGTGGTCCAGGTGGTCCGGGAAATTGCGGTACAATTGATACGGATGGTGACGGTATTTTTGATTTGTGCGATACCTGCCCTACCATTCCAAATCCTAATAATGAACCTTGTGTAGCAAATCCACCATACACGCGTATCACTTCCTGTGATGTAGTAGCTAATGAAGAGCTTGCTTATGAGGATCGAGTAAAGGATATTCTAAATGATATGTTGGGTAATTTTAATTACACTATAAATGATGATGGGGATTTTTATAAAGCAGGAAATATCTCAGACTATTCACCAGTTAAAAATTTTGTAGACCAATCTAGATTAGCTTCTCATTTTCAGGCTGAAAGAACTCGTTATAGAGTGAATAATTTGAAAAGCGTTGTAATGGATCGTTATTCTGTTGTTATAGAGAATGGTTTGTTAAGTATCACTTTTGATGAAAATTCGGGAAGTGTGAACAATAAAAACTTCATCAATTTTTATGATGTAAATTTAAAGAACGCTAAAAACATTAATTATATTGATGTAGTAAGCCCGATGAGTTTTGTTATTAATTTTACGGATAACCAGGGTAAAATTGTGAATCAGACCGGTAGCGCAATATCTCATTATACCTTTGTAGAAATAACCAAATACGAAGCAAGAGCTATAGCAGTACCTTACTGTCAATTTGCCTCGGAAGTTTATCCTCCAAAATTAACAGCTAAGAATGCTTTGGCTGGATCTGGTGATATTTATGTTGCTATTTCACAAGATGGAAAAATTGATTACAACAATAATACTTCCCCATCTTCTTTCATGAGCAAAAAATCGGCTTCTGGGAAGTTACTTACCATGCGTGACGCTATTCCAACTGCAACTCCAACTTCTAGTTGTTCCGATATTTGTATTCCGCCGACAGTAGCTCCTATTGTATGCGGTGATAAATGGGCAGCTTTTAAGTTAAATATGAAAGCACAGGTTCCTGATTTTGAAATTCCAGATAATTTAGCAAAAGACGGAATCTTTTTCTGTGAAGCTAATTATGGATACATCAGCGATGAGTATAATTATTATTTGAATAAGTTTGGTATATCAAGTGTTAAAAATCCATTGTATTTAACCATTAGCGAATTTGGTTCTACTAAGTTGCATTATGGAAACAGTAAGACTCAATTGGTAGTTAATTATTATTTCAATTATTTAGAGGCTCAAACCAAAACACCAACAGTAGAAGCTTTGACTTGGCCACAATTTGCAGATAAATATGTTTTAGACAATAAAGAATGTGTTCCAGGTGCAATGGTTCCAACTTTTAGTTTAGAAGTTGAAAATCCTAGTACTTTAACTCCTTGTGAGTTATTTGCAGCTTCGGTAAAAGCATCCAATAAACAACAATTGGAAGATTCATTTTATGCAAATAAAAAAGAAGAATTCATTCAAAATTATTTGAAAGAAGCTCTAGAAGGGATAACTGAAACGTTGACCGAAACGGCTTTAGACAAAGAGTATCAATATACTTTGTATTATTATGATCAAGCGGGTAATTTAATTCAAACTGTACCACCGGAAGGAGTTCACAGATTGACTCCCAACTCCAATACAACTATAAATACTGTTCGTGCAAATAATACGGAGAAAGAGGATTTAACTTTAGTTGATGGGGTTGCCGTTGTTCCAGCAAATACTTTGCAGACACAATACCGTTACAATTCGTTGAATCAATTGGTATGGCAAAAAACGCCAGATGGCGGAGAAACGCAATTTGCTTATGATGCTTTGGGTAGAATTGTAATGTCTCAAAATGCAAAACAAAAAGCAGGTACTCAATTCAGTTATACCCGTTATGATGAATTAGGACGAATTACCGAAGCGGGTCAGATAAAAGCAACTACAGCCGTAAGTATTAATGATAATGGAAGGTTAGTATATGGTAATGTTGTGCCTGTTCCAGTTAATGCCAAAGAAGTTCCAGTTGATGCTATTGCAGATAAATTTCCATATAATATTGGAAAAGATACCCAGCAAGTTACCAAAACGCTTTATGATACGCCTTTGGCCAATACAACGAGTTGGTTTAGCTCTTATGGATCCGATAACAACCAAAAAAGGGTTACGGCAGTGATGTATTTTTCAGCAATGACCAGTAAGACACTTATGTCTGCTTATGATAATGCGATTTTATACGATTATGATGTGCATGGAAATGTAAAAGAAATGTTACATCATACCAATAGTAAAGACCTTATTGCTTTAAAACTCAATCAAGAAGTTAAGAAAATTGTATATGATTATGATTTAATAAGCGGAAACGTAAATAAGGTAACCTATCAGCCTGCAAAAACGGATCAGTTTATACACCGATATGAGTATGATGCCGATAATAGAATTAATCAGGTTTACACCAGTAAAGACAATATAATCTGGGAAAAAGAAGCCAATTATTTGTATTATGATCATGGACCATTGGCGCGTGTAGAAATTGGAGACAAGAAAGTACAAGGACTCGATTATATTTACACCTTGCAAGGTTGGCTCAAAGGGGTTAATTCAGAGCAATTGAACACCAATTATGATGCTGGTAAAGATGGATTGAATGTGGCTAAAGATGCCTTTGGTTTTGCCTTGAATTATTATACAGGAGATTATAAATCCAGAATTACTGCTTTGAATACAGCCAATGTATTTAGTCTTAGCAAAGAAGGAAAAAATGAAGGTAATGCAAACTTATACAATGGAAACATCAAAGAGATGGTTACATCATTGTTAGATGTTACTCAAATGCCAGTTCCTACGCAGTTTAATCGTTATTCTTACGATCAGTTGAACCGTATTAAAGGAATGTCAAGTTTAAGTTTTAATTCTGCAAGCGGAATTACTGCCGGAAAGGATTCTTATGGTTCGAGTTATTCTTATGACAGGAATGGTAACTTGGTAAATCTTACTCGATCTGGTTTAAATAACAAACTTGCTATTTCAGCAATGGATGATTTGAAATATACTTACGCTAAAGATGCAAAAGGACAAATAACAAATAATAAACTGGTCAGCGTAAATGATGTATTAACAAATTCTGGGGATTTTGCAAATGATATTGAAGGTCTTAATAAATATACTTATGATGAAATAGGACAATTGATTAAAGATGAAAAAGAAGGGTTAAATAAGATTGACTGGCGTGTTGATGGTAAAGTAAATAAAGTTACCAAAAGCAATGGGGTAGTTATTAGTTTTGAATATGATGGTTTAGGAAACAGAACGGCTAAAAAAGTAGCTACTCCTACCAATACAAAAATCACCTATTATGAACGTGATGCTCAAGGTAATGTTTTGAGTACTTACGAGATGGAAACGCCAAAAGGGCAACCAACAACTTATACTCTTGTTGAACAAGAGATATACGGCAGTAGTCGTTTGGGTATCGAACAAGGCCGTAAAGTAATCACGAAAGACACTTTTGCCGCATTTGCTAAAAATGCAGAGGAATTAAATGCCTCAACGGCACGAAGTATTTCAAGCAAAGAAGCTACTGCGTCAACTGAAATTTCAGGTTTGAAGTTCGCTTCGGATACTGATAATGCTTCATGGAATCCAGATTCAAAGAACATTTTAAATTTGTTTGATAATAAAACAGCAAAAACGGAGTCTATTACATTAAATGCTCATTTTAAGATAGATCCTAGTACTACTGAGAATATGGTAGCTGCATTACATGGTGCTTCAGTTGAAGGGTCTTTTCCAGGCGATCGTTCTGTTTCGTATAGAAGTTCCGTTTTGTTAACTGTAAAAAAAGTAGGTAATGCTTATGTTCCAATTATAACTTTAACAAAATACCTTCGTAATCATAATAGTTATAAGAACAATTCTGGAAATAGACGCTATTCTTTTAGAAGTAATCAAGTTGAGACAAAGTATTTAATTGCCCCTCAAACTATAGCAATACCAGAAAATGAATGGGATTTTAAAGCTGAAATTAAGTTAAATTCGAACCGTACAAACTATATTGTTGATATTACTTTAAATGGTAACGTTTATTCTACCAAATCTGAATTTAAAGTTGTTTTAAATGGTGAAGAAAATAAAGGAATGAGAAGTGGTTCTGGGGATTTAAAAATTAATACACCTCCTAACACATTAGGTTCTACTGAAATTGAGTATAGACCAGGTGTGAAAATTAAGCATTCAGCATTAAAGAATGAAATGTGTGATTTCTCATATACTGTTGATAATGGAGAAGACCCAGAAGATATTAAAGTGAATAACTTCTTGTTTGATGAAGGATCTGGTACAAAAACTAAAGCCACTACAGGAATAGAAATGGCATTAGGAACTGTGCAATATGCAAAAACCTATTGCGGTTCTGCAGCAGGTGATAAAGATTTGGACGGATTTAAAGATTCAGTTGATAATTGCCCAACTACGTATAATCCAGATCAAAAAGATACCGATGGAGATGGAGTAGGTGATGTATGCGACAACTGTAAATATCCTAATCCATTGCAGGTGGATGCAGATCATGACGGAATTGGTGATGGTGATAAAGCAGGCGATTTAAGTTGTGATAATTGCAAATTAAACGCTAACTTTGATCAAAGCGATGTAGATAAAGATGGAATTGGTGATGTTTGTGACAACTGTTTAACGATTAATAACCCAGATCAAGCCGATGTTAATAAAAATGGTGTGGGAGATCTTTGTGAAGGCTTGGATCAAGGATTAGGAACAGTAGCCGCAATTGGTGTACCTAAAGAGTATTATCGTTTTGTAGGAGACAAACGTTATGAGCTTTCTAACCATTTAGGAAACGTGCTTTCTGTGATTTCAGATCGTTCTCTAGTAGATGCAAATGGCGGACTTACTCCTGACGTTCTTAGTTACTCAGATTACTATCCTTTTGGAATGCTTGTACCTAACAGGCATGGGACTACTCTTTCTAACGGATATCGCTATGGGTTCCAGTCCCAAGAACAGGATGATGAGCTGAAAGGTGAAGGAAATTCGTTGAATTATACCTTTAGAATGCACGACCCGAGGGTGGGAAGGTTTTTTGCAACTGACCCGCTTGAGAAGTCTTATACATGGAATAGTCCGTATGCATTTAGTGAAAATCGTGTTATTGATGCCGTAGAATTGGAAGGTAAAGAAGCATACTTTATTCATGGTACAGCGAGTGATAACAGTAGATGGATAAATAATAATGACAATCATCAAAGTAGGGAAAATACAAATCAATTGTTGAGATTAACACCTAACAAGTCATTTGATGCCTCTTTTGAATGGGGAGGAAAGTTGGGTATAGGTAATGGATTATTTAATAATAGTACAGACCGACATAAGGCGGCACAGGATTTAGTAGACCATATTATGATTTCCGCAAATGGAGAAGAAGCTATTACTATGATAGGACATAGTCATGGTGGAAATGTTGCTATTCAAGCAATTCCTATCTTAAGAGCTGCTTTGGATGCAAAGGGATGGCAAAATGTAAAGATAAACCTCATAACTGTTTCAACGCCCGCTGATAATGCGAAGAATTCTTATGAGAACCCAGAAAAATGGAGTAGTATGATTAATAGTCATATACATTTATATAATAGTTTAGATTTTGTGCAAGAAACAGGAGCAAATATATTTGGAAATGTTGATGGTGATGCTAATTTTGAAAGAACATTTAAAAATCCCAAAACAAAGAATATAAAATTAGATGTAAATAAATATTTTCAAGTAAAAAGAACTGAGCCTAACTCAGGCGATGTAATAACTACTACTGATGGTATGGGGGCACATTCTTTTGACGACATATTTCCTGAGATTTTAAAGAAAGATATAGATAATGGAAAGATACCAACAATTAAGTAA